From a region of the Phaeodactylum tricornutum CCAP 1055/1 chromosome 4, whole genome shotgun sequence genome:
- a CDS encoding predicted protein, which yields MEIPDSMVVTQQPTSHLAKTRSLDALHPSGVSETFKNVSSPNTLNRFNPNFYKIGAFGTTWLHSQTDTWLAFLTLFGWLARTTNALPRGFLYVRMSVGTETFVPPSPPPVFYGPDLHGTQKRNLHFYTHLSQSLTPHNQKEGDRDMARRESKAHKVPLRTSTNEWDEYSSVPVYHHHQRNGPFWFTNRTQSFDSDSHSMAVLAMENPQDPVGEQLLVQRSKQRFRWRTAASNESRHDPMDSYPTRRKPSRMLLYLRNRANASNVTVVGLGVLLAILSVHRVFSLYMTHRRWINAPITYMNRQCPAPSYPTIGAATATITGDDGALSRGAIPPAEIPIESSQICMTTLTDAKSTSRWQRFIRWRNFDGILELTHANKALYAHKHGYRFVDGSDWIDTSRPPAWSKIPAVQHLLQTNECEWVLWTDADTVIMNSDVRIQDFLPAAGSGKDLMVGSDNGGGYNSGVFLVRNTPWAQEFLQTWWDMRSFVRPSGLSLSGDNNAMKALLREMTDFNEHVLSPPRCTFNAFAKFLTLSESVHVLDHLDDQEWYLSENYYHKGDFIAHTPGYDNKAECLRMLLQEAR from the exons ATGGAGATTCCGGATTCCA TGGTGGTGACCCAACAACCCACGAGTCACTTGGCAAAGACACGATCGCTCGATGCTCTGCACCCATCCGGAGTCTCCGAAACGTTCAAGAATGTCTCATCGCCAAACACACTTAATCGTTTTAATCCAAATTTTTATAAAATTGGAGCATTCGGAACGACGTGGCTACACAGTCAAACGGACACCTGGCTCGCTTTTCTTACGTTGTTTGGTTGGCTGGCCCGTACCACAAACGCACTTCCTCGTGGATTTTTGTATGTGCGTATGAGTGTCG GTACCGAAACCTTTGTCCCCCCTTCTCCCCCGCCTGTCTTCTACGGACCCGACCTACACGGAACGCAAAAACGAAATTTACATTTTTACACACACTTATCTCAGTCACTCACTCCCCACAACCAAAAGGAGGGGGACCGGGACATGGCTCGCCGCGAGTCCAAAGCACACAAGGTACCTTTGCGCACGTCGACGAACGAGTGGGACGAGTACAGTAGTGTCCCCGTGTACCACCACCATCAACGCAACGGTCCCTTTTGGTTCACCAATCGTACCCAAAGTTTCGATTCCGACAGCCACAGTATGGCAGTTCTAGCAATGGAAAACCCGCAAGACCCCGTGGGCGAGCAGCTCCTGGTGCAGCGTTCCAAGCAGCGCTTTCGTTGGCGGACGGCGGCCAGTAATGAAAGTAGGCACGATCCCATGGATTCTTATCCCACCAGACGCAAGCCCTCTCGGATGTTACTGTATCTACGCAATCGGGCCAACGCTTCCAACGTGACGGTTGTAGGCCTCGGAGTGTTGCTAGCCATTCTCTCCGTTCACCGGGTTTTCTCTCTGTATATGACTCACCGACGATGGATCAATGCCCCCATTACGTACATGAACCGACAATGCCCCGCTCCGTCGTATCCAACAATAGGAGCAGCTACGGCAACGATTACGGGGGACGACGGTGCCTTGAGTCGTGGTGCGATTCCTCCGGCAGAAATCCCCATTGAATCGAGTCAAATATGCATGACAACGCTCACCGACGCCAAGTCTACTTCTCGCTGGCAGCGCTTCATTCGATGGCGCAATTTTGACGGCATTCTCGAGCTCACCCACGCCAACAAGGCCCTCTACGCGCACAAGCACGGGTACCGCTTCGTGGACGGCTCGGACTGGATCGATACGTCCCGGCCTCCGGCTTGGAGCAAGATACCAGCCGTGCAGCATTTGCTACAAACCAACGAATGCGAATGGGTGCTCTGGACCGATGCGGATACCGTCATAATGAACTCGGATGTACGCATACAAGACTTCTTGCCGGCAGCGGGTTCCGGCAAAGACCTCATGGTCGGTAGTGACAACGGCGGTGGATACAATTCCGGAGTATTTTTGGTACGCAATACACCCTGGGCGCAAGAGTTTTTGCAGACGTGGTGGGATATGCGCAGCTTTGTGCGTCCATCCGGACTGAGCCTGTCCGGCGACAACAACGCCATGAAGGCCCTGTTACGGGAAATGACGGATTTCAACGAACACGTCTTGTCGCCACCGCGGTGTACCTTCAACGCGTTCGCCAAGTTCTTGACCCTTTCTGAATCAGTCCACGTCTTGGACCACTTGGACGATCAGGAATGGTACCTCAGCGAAAACTACTACCACAAAGGTGATTTTATTGCGCATACACCCGGATACGATAACAAGGCGGAATGCTTACGCATGCTTTTACAAGAAGCAAGATGA
- a CDS encoding predicted protein — MGASLRQPQGYASLSPAASPTSRRHGRLPMFVLAPCRTWANKSCSRRLWDISRLVAVIVLVAYGIQRTIAGYRGQRTWLHAPITALERKCPPPDYPTLRMHGNQTVPAAKVKICLTTLTDEKEKPWFQKLMAYRNYDGLLGLTWDNKQKYADKHGYHLYDESALLDKKRPPAWSKILAAQRLLKEESCDWVVWLDADTVIMNSSKQIEDFLPADAEKDFLIVEDTGGGYNSGVWLIHKSAWSLKLLEEWWGMTSYVRPPGFAKSGDNFSLKNLLADRKDFRQKVVVPPRCTFNSFAKFVAPQHYEKAVTNLQRQEWYMNEAYYHKGDFIAHVAGMDNKYETLAMLLEEAV; from the coding sequence ATGGGTGCTTCGTTGCGACAGCCCCAGGGCTACGCTAGCTTGTCCCCGGCGGCCTCGCCGACGTCCCGACGGCACGGGCGCCTGCCGATGTTCGTACTGGCACCCTGTCGCACCTGGGCCAACAAATCGTGTAGCCGTCGTCTCTGGGACATTAGTAGACTGGTTGCTGTCATTGTACTGGTTGCCTACGGTATCCAGCGAACAATTGCCGGTTATCGGGGACAGCGTACCTGGCTCCACGCGCCGATTACGGCATTGGAACGGAAATGCCCACCACCGGACTATCCCACGCTCCGGATGCACGGGAATCAAACTGTTCCGGCGGCGAAAGTCAAGATTTGTCTCACCACACTAACggacgaaaaggaaaaaccTTGGTTTCAAAAACTCATGGCCTACCGCAACTACGATGGACTCTTGGGCTTGACGTGGGATAACAAACAAAAGTACGCCGATAAGCATGGGTACCACCTGTACGACGAGAGCGCATTGCTCGATAAGAAGCGACCACCGGCCTGGAGTAAGATTCTGGCTGCACAACGACTCCTGAAAGAGGAATCCTGTGACTGGGTCGTCTGGTTGGATGCGGATACCGTCATTATGAATTCGTCTAAACAGATTGAAGACTTTTTACCCGCCGATGCCGAGAAGGATTTTTTGATTGTGGAAGACACGGGTGGTGGTTACAATTCCGGTGTGTGGCTGATCCACAAATCTGCATGGTCGCTGAAACTTTTGGAAGAATGGTGGGGGATGACTTCGTACGTGCGACCGCCGGGTTTCGCCAAGAGTGGGGACAATTTTTCCTTGAAGAATCTACTGGCCGACCGCAAGGACTTCCGACAAAAAGTAGTCGTGCCGCCACGGTGTACCTTCAATTCGTTCGCCAAGTTTGTTGCACCCCAGCACTACGAAAAGGCTGTCACAAACCTGCAACGGCAAGAGTGGTACATGAACGAAGCCTACTACCACAAGGGAGATTTTATTGCCCACGTGGCTGGTATGGACAACAAATACGAAACGTTGGCAATGCTGCTGGAAGAGGCAGTCTAG
- a CDS encoding predicted protein → MSESQFGSTSVDVAKVLHISFAADPNGSLGCTLVHCDKAADNEMFVPGYATIGRLLDGDTVARKFDVQVGDCIVAVNGEGFRRFAPDYDTDKVEVLNREGEEVEVELDHKVISPGDAYDCLLLKIKTVKSAAPDPPLILTLERYSWDARPNSWGRFLDARDGNVPAAMQLMQDHEAWKAARFPIDLKTSGLQKILREKAVSEIDVEFLHDFPPTVYVEYGKLLNMQTAGEITADDVVAAFVIFTERMLAKAKNPRHPQTCQFIDLSGIGITSGLRAETLKKVYKVFEPNYPETLFKMVMFPVSTMFATTARTLLSFVNEKTQKKFVITNSLDKVCAELGWNRQEVEDCGGVTEFMRKHEKVGDSLHFE, encoded by the exons ATGTCGGAAAGCCAATTTGGTTCTACCAGCGTGGACGTGGCCAAAGTTCTACATATTTCGTTTGCGGCTGATCCCAACGGAAGTCTGGGCTGTACCTTAGTCCATTGCGACAAGGCTGCGGATAACGAGATGTTCGTCCCAGGCTATGCTACCATCGGACGTCTGCTCGACGGAGATACGGTGGCTCGAAAGTTTGATGTGCAGGTCGGTGACTGTATCGTGGCCGTAAACGGTGAGGGATTTCGTCGCTTTGCTCCGGACTACGACACGGACAAGGTGGAAGTGCTGAACAGGGAAGGCGAAGAAGTCGAGGTAGAGCTGGACCACAAAGTTATTTCGCCTGGAGACGCGTACGATTGTCTTCTGCTAAAGATTAAGACGGTCAAGTCTGCTGCGCCGGACCCACCTTTAATTCTGACTCTGGAACGGTACAGTTGGGATGCTCGGCCAAACTCGTGGGGACGTTTCTTGGATGCACGCGACGGCAACGTCCCGGCCGCGATGCAACTGATGCAGGATCATGAGGCTTGGAAGGCAGCCCGATTTCCGATTGATTTGAAAACGAGCGGATTACAGAAAATTCTGCGAGAAAAGGCCGTTTCCGAAATCGATGTTGAGTTCCTGCACGACTTTCCGCCAACGGTGTACGTGGAGTATGGGAAACTCTTGAATATGCAGACAGCGGGGGAAATTACTGCGGACGACGTGGTCGCCGCCTTTGTCATTTTCACCGAACGCATGTTGGCAAAGGCCAAGAATCCACGCCACCCCCAAACCTGCCAATTCATAGATTTGTCTGGTATTGGCATCACTTCTGGTCTTCGAGCCGAAACTCTGAAAAAGGTATACAAAGTTTTCGAGCCCAATTATCCCGAGACACTGTTCAAGATGGTCATGTTTCCCGTTTCCACCATGTTT GCAACAACGGCACGCACGCTGCTCAGTTTTGTGAACGAAAAAACGCAAAAGAAGTTTGTGATTACGAACAGCCTTGACAAGGTCTGTGCGGAACTAGGATGGAATAGACAAGAAGTCGAAGATTGTGGTGGGGTAACCGAATTCATGCGCAAACACGAAAAGGTCGGCGATTCGTTGCACTTTGAATAA
- a CDS encoding predicted protein: protein MRQQRRGILGISSAVDKRLYRAAKSVMPAISKTEEIALGCGTIGFDRDIFTGSPSLKHLVDTYKPKLTPEEQSYLDVQVSELCALLNDHDVVERKDFSKAAWDYMRDEKFFGMKIPKEWGGLGFSTQAVSQVLAKLGTQCMDANATVAVPNSLGPGELLARYGTPDQKEYFLPRLADGTLIPCFGLTGPHSGSDATSLIQSDCVVEERNGEIGVVASFKKRYITLAPVAGVVGLGLNLADPKGLLKGKGGEGFTVALLERDHPGLRMGPRHMPLNAAFMNGTVEGEDVFIPMSMILGGQDRCGSGWQMFVECLAEGRGVSLPAGSVGAGRGVVTGVGAYSRVRKQFRVPIAEFGGIQEAMSLAASDTLIAIGGTDLMNAIVDNHEAPMVISSVMKQNCTERGRRIVERGMDVAAGSAICRGEKNYLANGYTSLPIAITVEGANIMTRSFQIIGQGLTRCHPHMLELIQSLQMPADKEKEAVEIFTKQFYKVLGHGVSNFGLSVTRGLGSTVSTAFRSKTAYKDGDKLVEYHEKQLLRLSANFAMTADLCFTLGGRLKFEELLMGRLADALGAIFLGYSTLHHYQRRRGVAGLEAITEHAMLRLETEAQDALKVASDNFPGPLGPVASLVMKAGCFPLGNLTRPYKEPNDTLTKEVARLVTTPSELRDMFAEGIYTAP from the exons CGCACTGGGCTGCGGTACGATCGGATTCGACCGGGACATTTTCACCGGAAGCCCGTCGCTTAAGCATCTCGTGGATACGTACAAGCCCAAGTTGACGCCGGAAGAACAGAGCTACCTGGACGTGCAAGTCAGTGAACTGTGTGCGCTGTTGAACGATCACGATGTTGTGGAACGCAAGGATTTCAGCAAGGCGGCGTGGGATTACATGCGCGACGAAAAGTTCTTCGGTATGAAGATTCCCAAAGAGTGGGGAGGTCTCGGGTTTTCGACACAAGCCGTGTCTCAGGTTCTCGCCAAGCTGGGTACCCAGTGCATGGACGCCAACGCGACGGTTGCTGTGCCCAACTCGCTCGGACCCGGGGAACTCCTGGCACGATACGGAACACCAGACCAGAAGGAATACTTTTTGCCAAGACTAGCGGACGGTACCCTCATTCCTTGCTTTGGTCTCACTGGACCGCATTCCGGAAGTGACGCAACCTCTCTTATTCAGAGTGACTGTGTCGTGGAAGAACGCAATGGCGAGATTGGTGTCGTCGCCTCTTTCAAGAAGCGTTACATTACCCTGGCACCCGTTGCGGGTGTTGTCGGATTGGGCCTCAACCTGGCCGATCCCAAGGGACTCCTCAAGGGTAAGGGTGGTGAAGGATTTACGGTCGCCTTGCTCGAACGCGATCATCCCGGCCTCCGCATGGGACCCCGTCACATGCCACTCAACGCCGCCTTTATGAACGGAACCGTCGAAGGGGAAGACGTATTTATCCCCATGAGTATGATCCTCGGAGGACAAGATCGCTGCGGTAGCGGCTGGCAAATGTTCGTCGAGTGCCTGGCGGAAGGCCGTGGCGTGAGTCTCCCCGCTGGATCGGTCGGCGCCGGACGCGGTGTCGTCACCGGGGTGGGTGCCTATTCGCGCGTGCGCAAACAATTCCGTGTCCCCATTGCCGAATTTGGTGGAATTCAAGAAG CCATGTCATTGGCTGCCAGCGATACCTTGATTGCTATTGGTGGTACCGATCTGATGAACGCGATCGTGGATAATCACGAAGCACCTATGGTTATTTCGTCGGTCATGAAGCAGAATTGCACCGAACGTGGTCGACGGATCGTCGAACGCGGCATGGACGTTGCCGCGGGTTCGGCTATTTGCCGGGGTGAGAAAAACTACCTGGCCAACGGCTACACGAGCTTACCCATTGCGATCACGGTGGAGGGTGCCAACATTATGACACGCTCTTTCCAAATCATCGGGCAAGGTCTGACCCGATGCCATCCGCATATGTTGGAATTGATTCAATCGTTGCAAATGCCGGcggacaaggaaaaggaagccgtGGAAATTTTCACCAAGCAGTTTTACAAGGTACTCGGGCACGGTGTATCGAACTTTGGCCTTTCGGTCACCCGTGGGTTGGGATCCACGGTTTCTACCGCGTTCCGATCCAAAACTGCGTACAAGGACGGAGACAAGCTCGTTGAATACCACGAAAAGCAGCTATTGCGGTTGTCGGCTAATTTTGCCATGACCGCGGATTTGTGCTTTACTCTAGGAGGGCGACTAAAGTTTGAAGAATTGTTGATGGGTAGGTTGGCGGATGCCCTCGGCGCCATCTTTCTCGGATACTCGACTTTGCACCACTACCAGCGTCGTCGTGGCGTGGCCGGTCTGGAGGCCATTACGGAACACGCCATGTTGCGCCTAGAAACCGAGGCGCAAGATGCGCTCAAGGTGGCTTCGGACAACTTTCCGGGACCGCTCGGTCCCGTCGCTAGTTTGGTCATGAAAGCCGGATGCTTCCCGCTCGGTAATTTGACTCGCCCTTACAAGGAACCGAACGACACGCTTACCAAGGAGGTGGCAAGATTGGTCACTACCCCGTCAGAATTGCGCGACATGTTTGCCGAGGGAATTTATACCGCCCCC
- a CDS encoding predicted protein → MVPTYKGKPQSNAILSSLMIKFSRSRLLCLACTGTIVLALGVHRLASVNMERAEAVFVKAPINDIARECPATGYPVLGDKGKLKICLTTLTDAKAGSAWQKMLRWRNFDSLLDMTWPNKQTYVEKHGYHLYDESQSLDRNRPPSWSKIRAAQRLLKEERCDWVFWLDADTVVMNSSKRVEDFLPLEEGKDLIITSQKGGSYNAGAWLIKNTPWSLEFLDHWWNMKDFVKPMGMAVSGDNDALKAYLLGMEKEYFDAHIVVPPRCTFNSVAKFLSPAEVAQYEGDIKEAPFYKDLQSYHKGDFIAHIAGKNNKIDTTAMILKDAI, encoded by the coding sequence ATGGTTCCCACCTACAAAGGTAAGCCACAGTCGAACGCAATACTGTCGTCATTGATGATCAAGTTCTCGCGATCGCGTTTGCTGTGCTTGGCGTGTACGGGCACGATCGTTTTGGCACTGGGAGTCCACCGACTCGCTTCGGTCAACATGGAGCGGGCCGAAGCGGTATTTGTCAAGGCACCGATCAACGACATTGCTCGTGAGTGTCCGGCTACCGGTTACCCCGTCCTCGGAGACAAGGGTAAACTCAAGATTTGTCTCACCACCCTTACGGACGCCAAAGCTGGGTCGGCTTGGCAAAAAATGCTGCGGTGGCGCAACTTCGACAGTCTGTTAGATATGACCTGGCCTAACAAACAAACGTACGTTGAAAAGCACGGGTATCATCTCTACGACGAAAGCCAGAGCTTGGATCGGAATCGCCCACCGTCGTGGAGTAAAATACGGGCTGCCCAACGGTTACTGAAGGAAGAGCGCTGCGATTGGGTGTTTTGGCTAGACGCCGATACGGTAGTTATGAATTCATCCAAACGAGTCGAAGATTTCTTGCCCTTGGAAGAAGGTAAAGATTTGATTATTACGAGTCAAAAAGGTGGCAGCTACAATGCCGGCGCATGGCTGATCAAGAACACGCCGTGGTCACTCGAATTCCTGGATCACTGGTGGAACATGAAGGATTTCGTCAAACCAATGGGTATGGCTGTTTCGGGTGACAACGATGCGCTCAAGGCTTACCTACTAGGTATGGAAAAGGAGTACTTCGACGCCCACATTGTGGTTCCACCACGTTGTACCTTCAACTCGGTTGCCAAGTTTTTGTCGCCCGCTGAGGTAGCACAATATGAGGGAGATATCAAGGAGGCGCCATTTTATAAAGATTTGCAGAGCTATCATAAGGGCGACTTTATTGCACACATTGCTGGGAAAAACAACAAGATTGACACTACCGCAATGATACTAAAGGATGCCATATGA
- a CDS encoding predicted protein: protein MGTPQDTPSANAFARHAQEDAALAATSPEEASNDDSGPGLTWVGRVGIFLLFPTAVGVVGMYFAYLEKTNNPERILSFDQDFVMPFLLSLAMAIVIGFQTGGYTSRKVKPVLSWPKVKRVKRVVHRKNGKVVAPEDVPPKNKNA, encoded by the coding sequence ATGGGTACCCCCCAAGATACCCCCAGCGCAAACGCCTTTGCACGACACGCGCAGGAAGACGCGGCACTCGCTGCAACGTCTCCGGAAGAAGCTTCCAACGACGACTCGGGACCGGGTTTGACCTGGGTCGGTCGGGTGGGTATCTTTTTGCTCTTCCCCACTGCCGTCGGTGTCGTAGGCATGTACTTTGCCTATCTGGAAAAGACCAACAATCCCGAACGGATCCTCTCCTTTGATCAGGACTTCGTCATGCCGTTCTTGCTGTCGCTCGCCATGGCTATTGTGATTGGCTTCCAGACGGGAGGCTACACGTCACGGAAAGTCAAACCGGTGTTGTCCTGGCCCAAGGTGAAACGAGTCAAACGAGTGGTGCACcggaaaaatggaaaagtcGTGGCGCCCGAAGATGTGCCCccgaaaaacaaaaatgcgTAG
- a CDS encoding predicted protein: MGRKKKIASQQPESSNQPAKKAKPETGPSFLVKKYRPDKHYASMDAFVKYAKSHRMLDAAYVQWNKGVTAEKPFVFSVRVGGVDLGWGRGKTREAAMECACRAAFALVGAHGYKNWTIDDNCLMEEPVDVPPPPPPPMPGAMALGLPPYPPGSLPPPPMPGFLPPPPLPGMLAPPLPPGAPPLPDAPPPPMAADLIPQPQMVSNQAPVATSVASGVANNVNSAVSDAYTTSASVSLNFGKPAVVKSQRKQLKGGLTLVYDPLSEGMEELSMEERRASLERYQKMLVRSVAKVANSGEFFLGISRNVSCYIGNLFGVLPVKPIIGSIDYEVIRTFLMASLLLSLLTVSRRASSMSVAKGALTRQGPGIYLSKSAPIRCTLQQQQQQSLSTRSSDDQRNQSAGQVIKDHQYCVDLVRERDREGYRATKAYFAIRAFNVELASVKDSHNLRRREQPGQQESSSSVALQMRMQWWRDALKEIYEDEMSVAADPILRNLSVSCWHNPVVRALSQAHQQCDLTRRFLERLIDARDYDLSVAQYSSMNEAATYAEDTISSLLYLALECTGTRDDNADEVASYAGVGIGLTTALRATPFRLMHGEIPIPKDLLRPAFPYQELMKQTEEEYTLIESDAIAFREAVRHMANAASTSLARARDIQGHVPRHARACLLPVVPSIHFLSKLEGVDYHLFDPKLNDDTRLRLMLLMGRTWLTGIF; encoded by the exons ATGGggcgaaagaagaaaattgCATCCCAGCAACCGGAATCATCGAATCAACCGGCTAAGAAAGCAAAGCCAGAAACTGGTCCGTCGTTTCTCGTGAAAAAGTACCGGCCGGATAAGCATTATGCATCGATGGACGCTTTCGTCAAGTACGCGAAGTCTCACCGAATGCTGGACGCGGCCTATGTACAATGGAACAAAGGCGTAACGGCCGAGAAGCCGTTTGTTTTTTCTGTACGGGTGGGTGGGGTAGACCTCGGTTGGGGGCGGGGGAAGACGCGTGAGGCTGCCATGGAATGTGCCTGCCGAGCAGCCTTTGCCTTGGTTGGAGCTCACGGGTATAAAAATTGGACAATTGATGACAACTGCTTGATGGAAGAACCAGTAGATGTGcctcctccaccaccgcctCCGATGCCCGGCGCGATGGCGCTCGGCTTGCCTCCTTACCCTCCAGGCAGCCTCCCTCCTCCTCCCATGCCCGGCTTTTTACCACCGCCTCCCCTTCCCGGTATGCTTGCGCCTCCGCTGCCTCCCGGTGCGCCACCGCTTCCTGATGCACCCCCACCTCCAATGGCAGCGGACCTTATCCCTCAGCCCCAAATGGTATCGAACCAAGCGCCCGTAGCAACGAGCGTAGCGTCCGGTGTCGCCAATAATGTGAACTCTGCTGTAAGTGATGCGTATACAACTTCTGCAAGCGTATCTCTCAATTTTGGAAAGCCTGCTGTTGTGAAGAGTCAGCGAAAGCAACTCAAGGGTGGATTGACTCTTGTGTACGATCCGCTCTCGGAAGGAATGGAAGAACTGAGTATGGAAGAACGACGAGCTAGCCTAGAAAGATATCAAAAAATGTTGGTGCGCTCTGTGGCCAA GGTGGCGAATAGCGGAGAATTTTTTTTGGGAATATCAAG AAACGTAAGTTGTTACATTGGCAATCTTTTTGGTGTCTTGCCGGTAAAGCCCATCATTGGAAGCATTGACTATGAG GTAATAAGAACTTTTCTCATGGCTTCACTTCTACTTTCgctattgacagtgagcagACGAGCGAGCTCTATGAGTGTGGCTAAAGGCGCATTGACTCGTCAAGGGCCTGGCATTTATCTATCGAAGTCGGCGCCAATTCGATGCACgcttcaacaacaacaacaacaatctcTATCAACCAGAAGCAGCGATGATCAACGAAATCAGAGCGCTGGTCAAGTTATCAAGGACCACCAATACTGCGTTGATCTTGTCCGCGAGCGGGACAGGGAAGGATACC GAGCTACCAAAGCGTACTTTGCCATACGGGCCTTTAATGTTGAGCTAGCGTCCGTCAAAGACTCTCACAACTTGCGCCGTCGGGAGCAGCCTGGCCAACAAGAGTCTTCGAGTAGTGTTGCCCTGCAAATGCGCATGCAATGGTGGAGAGACGCCTTGAAGGAAATTTACGAAGACGAAATGAGTGTTGCTGCTGATCCTATTCTAAGGAATCTATCGGTGTCCTGCTGGCACAATCCTGTCGTTCGAGCTTTGTCCCAAGCTCACCAGCAATGTGACTTGACACGGCGCTTCCTCGAACGCTTGATTGATGCTCGCGATTACGACCTCAGTGTTGCGCAGTATTCTTCGATGAATGAAGCGGCAACCTATGCAGAGGATACCATTTCGAGTCTTCTGTACCTAGCCCTGGAGTGTACAGGG ACTCGCGACGACAATGCTGATGAAGTCGCTTCATACGCTGGTGTCGGGATAGGTCTAACGACAGCCCTACGCGCGACGCCCTTTCGATTAATGCATGGTGAAATACCCATTCCAAAGGATCTGCTGCGCCCAGCTTTTCCTTACCAGGAATTGATGAAACAGACCGAAGAGGAATATACGTTGATAGAATCCGACGCGATAGCATTTCGCGAGGCAGTCCGGCACATGGCAAATGCTGCTTCCACCAGTTTAGCTCGTGCGCGCGATATTCAGGGGCATGTACCGAGGCATGCTAGAGCTTGCTTGCTACCGGTTGTCCCGTCAAttcatttcctttcaaaGCTGGAGGGCGTCGATTATCACTTGTTTGACCCGAAGCTGAACGATGACACACGACTGCGATTAATGTTACTCATGGGACGAACATGGCTCACAGGAATCTTCTAG
- a CDS encoding predicted protein, with translation MSATEALVPAVITAHTDGSAEESNELWFREEERWELTWPIWHMLPRHERKALAQQHGYSTIGEFEEFMTLQRAVGDSNDTPRSRPDENNLIPSSERSSQGKKKIRGRTEDKDADGNSSSDEKLEKKIECELASAAGHLSIEELLDVGGQILMIPDDILHKVFEWLPVDAYGTLSLVSPHWKAFTRTEAVYKRLCERLYLNQSKRRALHVSRFGNSYRAMLELRPRVRAGGGIYVLKFARVKKIQRDMWTEIPVGAVLETVYYRYLYFQEDGRVLYALTAASPHEMFRRFLKVCLTRQPDKAAVWGTYEVSKSTVTINARQAWQYVRLEVSIQPESVHGRNGLLRFDRHMASSIGDFDDWSRDRTVFEVPSEPFRFVKDRRL, from the exons ATGAGTGCGACAGAAGCGTTAGTTCCTGCAGTAATCACTGCGCACACCGATGGGAGTGCTGAAGAATCAAATGAGCTATGGTTTCGTGAAGAAGAAAGGTGGGAGCTCACTTGGCCAATTTGGCATATGCTTCCAAGGCATGAACGGAAGGCGCTTGCTCAGCAACATGGTTACAGTACGATCGGTGAATTCGAAGAATTCATGACGCTTCAGCGAGCCGTCGGAGACTCGAATGATACTCCAAGGTCGCGACCTGATGAGAACAATTTGATACCTTCGTCGGAAAGGTCTAGCCAAGGCAAGAAAAAAATCAGGGGTCGGACTGAAGACAAGGACGCCGATGGCAACTCATCAAGCGACGAAAAGCTTGAAAAGAAGATTGAATGTGAGCTAGCGTCGGCTGCTGGACATCTTTCAATTGAGGAGCTGTTGGACGTCGGCGGTCAGATTTTGATGATTCCAGATGACATACTGCACAAAGTCTTCGAGTGGTTGCCCGTTGACGCTTATGGGACACTGTCATTAGTTAGCCCCCACTGGAAAGCGTTTACAAGAACGGAGGCAGTGTACAAACGTCTATGTGAGCGTCTTTATTTGAAtcaaagcaaaagaagagctTTACATGTCAGCCGGTTTGGTAATTCATACCGAGCAATGTTAGAATTGAGACCCCGGGTGAGGGCTGGCGGGGGCATCTACGTTTTGAAATTTGCTCGTGTAAAAAAGATTCAACGTGACATGTGGACGGAG ATTCCTGTCGGAGCTGTTCTAGAAACTGTG TATTACCGTTATCTGTATTTTCAGGAAGACGGACGGGTTCTATATGCGTTGACGGCGGCTTCGCCACACGAAATGTTCCGAAGATTCTTAAAAGTTTGTCTAACACGTCAACCAGATAAAGCCGCTGTCTGGGGGACCTACGAAGTCTCCAAATCAACGGTTACAATCAATGCTCGACAGGCGTGGCAATACGTTAGACTGGAAGTTAGTATCCAGCCCGAAAGCGTTCACGGCCGAAATGGTCTCTTGCGATTCGATCGGCATATGGCGAGCTCGATCGGCGATTTCGACGACTGGTCTCGCGATCGCACGGTCTTTGAAGTGCCTAGCGAACCCTTCCGTTTTGTAAAAGATCGTCGTCTATAG
- a CDS encoding predicted protein, translating into MTFASVPRYLHALVGVMTTLMCLIMLCVALEAPKAITERLENSSIGEKLFSFRGRYLVDLLIVLFLFAMGFWGILMACGTLSLIFGIRFLGVKQPDAFNEIFRQSDMESQADEYTLESEYDTHVSEKR; encoded by the coding sequence ATGACGTTCGCGTCTGTGCCACGGTATTTGCATGCTTTGGTGGGGGTCATGACGACCTTGATGTGCCTGATTATGCTTTGTGTCGCTCTGGAAGCACCCAAAGCTATCACGGAACGACTCGAGAACTCGTCCATTGGAGAAaaacttttttcgtttcgcGGCCGTTACCTTGTGGATCTCCTTATTgttctctttctttttgcCATGGGATTCTGGGGAATTCTGATGGCCTGTGGAACGCTCAGTCTGATCTTTGGTATCCGGTTTTTGGGCGTGAAACAGCCGGATGCCTTCAACGAAATCTTTCGTCAGTCGGATATGGAGAGTCAAGCTGACGAATACACCCTAGAGTCGGAGTACGATACGCATGTGAGTGAAAAGCGATAA